A genome region from Myroides fluvii includes the following:
- a CDS encoding DUF349 domain-containing protein, translating to MLEQKNENLHELADGQNPESTTPNSADLAEREKALDSITASNAEEGEDNDVHEKNDITILDYEKLDMEQLTTELQKLTQSYKITTIKDIVEDIKKEFYRKYSDLIDEKREAFLEENPDANPGDFDYNLPLKATFDSFYNDFKAKKNAYFKELQNNLTANLNKRINIIDRIKDLVDTSENKADALKLLGDLRDEWKNAGAIPKDKYNHVWNNYHFHIERFYDQLHLDRESRDLDFKHNLDQKQKIITRAQELLHEDDVIKAFRELQTLHRIWREEIGPVDREIREEIWEKFSELTKQLHDKRELLFENLREGEKENLGLKVQVISQIDILSRQEITSHSQWQKEIKKVEELRNHFFSIGKVPQENNEEVWGLFKLATRNFNANKNRFYKDLKKVQQKNYNDKLALIEKALKYKDSEDFDKITPIMKQIQEDWKKIGHVPRKYSDQLWKDFKDACNYYFDRLHTVRNSENQEGNENYNKKKEFLEELKSFTLVGEHKADLEAIKEKINTWKSLGNVPHNKRFIEGKFNKILDVLFDKLSLSKRETEAMKFSTKLDDLLESNDKRKLQQEAIFIQRKIEEISSGILQLENNLAYVTNATKDNPLVKEVNKNIEKYRDELKIWQDKLQQIRSLNA from the coding sequence ATGTTAGAACAAAAGAATGAAAACCTGCACGAGCTAGCAGATGGACAAAATCCGGAATCAACTACGCCTAATTCTGCAGATCTTGCTGAAAGAGAAAAAGCTCTAGATTCCATTACTGCATCAAATGCCGAAGAAGGTGAAGACAATGATGTCCATGAAAAAAATGACATCACAATCCTTGACTATGAAAAGCTGGATATGGAACAACTCACTACTGAGTTGCAAAAGCTTACTCAAAGCTATAAAATCACAACGATTAAGGATATTGTAGAAGATATTAAAAAAGAATTCTACAGAAAGTACAGCGATTTAATAGACGAAAAAAGAGAAGCCTTCTTAGAAGAGAATCCCGATGCCAACCCAGGTGACTTTGACTATAATCTTCCGTTAAAGGCAACTTTTGATTCTTTTTACAATGATTTTAAAGCAAAGAAAAATGCTTACTTCAAGGAATTACAAAACAACTTAACTGCAAATCTAAACAAACGCATCAACATCATTGATCGTATCAAAGATCTTGTAGACACAAGTGAAAATAAAGCGGATGCACTTAAATTATTAGGGGATCTAAGAGACGAGTGGAAAAATGCAGGAGCTATTCCAAAGGACAAATACAACCACGTTTGGAATAACTATCACTTTCACATCGAGCGCTTTTACGATCAACTACACTTAGATAGAGAATCAAGAGATTTAGATTTTAAACACAATTTAGATCAAAAGCAAAAGATAATTACCCGCGCCCAAGAATTACTGCACGAAGATGATGTTATCAAGGCCTTTAGAGAACTTCAAACCTTACACCGTATTTGGAGAGAAGAAATTGGCCCTGTAGATCGTGAAATACGAGAGGAAATCTGGGAGAAATTCAGTGAATTAACCAAGCAACTCCACGATAAACGCGAATTGTTATTCGAAAATTTACGCGAAGGTGAAAAAGAGAATTTAGGCTTAAAAGTACAAGTAATTAGTCAAATCGACATCTTGTCTAGACAAGAAATTACTTCGCATAGCCAATGGCAAAAAGAAATTAAAAAAGTAGAAGAACTTCGCAATCACTTCTTTTCTATTGGAAAAGTACCCCAAGAGAATAATGAAGAAGTGTGGGGCTTATTTAAATTGGCAACGCGAAACTTCAATGCCAACAAAAATAGATTTTACAAGGATCTGAAAAAGGTTCAGCAGAAAAATTATAACGACAAGCTCGCTCTTATCGAGAAAGCTCTTAAGTACAAGGATAGTGAGGATTTCGATAAGATAACTCCTATCATGAAGCAAATCCAAGAGGATTGGAAAAAAATTGGCCATGTACCAAGAAAGTATTCTGATCAATTGTGGAAAGATTTTAAAGATGCTTGTAACTACTACTTCGATCGTTTACATACCGTTCGAAATAGCGAAAACCAAGAAGGCAATGAAAACTACAACAAGAAAAAAGAATTCTTAGAAGAGTTAAAATCATTCACTTTGGTTGGAGAACACAAAGCGGATTTAGAAGCAATCAAGGAAAAAATTAATACGTGGAAAAGCCTTGGAAATGTACCACACAATAAACGCTTTATTGAAGGAAAATTCAATAAAATCTTGGATGTATTATTCGATAAACTTAGCTTGAGTAAAAGAGAAACTGAAGCAATGAAATTCTCTACTAAGTTGGATGATTTATTAGAATCAAATGACAAGCGAAAATTACAACAAGAGGCTATCTTCATCCAACGTAAGATTGAGGAGATTTCAAGTGGAATTTTACAATTAGAAAACAACTTAGCGTATGTTACTAATGCCACAAAAGACAATCCACTCGTTAAAGAAGTGAATAAAAACATTGAAAAATACAGAGATGAGTTGAAAATTTGGCAAGATAAACTACAACAAATTAGAAGTCTCAATGCATAA
- a CDS encoding shikimate dehydrogenase family protein produces MIKKQYGLIGKDIAYSFSKNYFTDKFKQLHLTDSDYSNFDLAKISEFNDVLERFDNLKGLNVTIPYKQAIIPYLDSLSKKAIAIGAVNTIRITKKNKLKGYNTDWYGFYHSLKPLVKKHHTQALILGTGGASKAIEYALSKLGLSYKFVSRTKQDNEFTYEELTSEIIKQYTLIINTTPLGTYPNVAEKPAIPYHDLTAEHLVYDLIYNPEKTTFLHLAEQQGATIKNGHEMLVLQAEKAYKIWSKRFQQD; encoded by the coding sequence ATGATCAAGAAACAATACGGATTAATTGGAAAAGATATCGCTTATTCCTTTTCAAAAAATTACTTTACAGATAAATTCAAACAATTGCATCTCACGGATAGCGATTATAGCAACTTTGACTTGGCGAAAATTAGCGAGTTTAACGACGTTTTAGAGCGCTTTGACAACCTAAAGGGACTCAATGTTACCATTCCCTACAAACAGGCAATTATCCCCTATTTAGATAGCTTATCTAAAAAAGCGATCGCTATTGGCGCGGTAAACACGATTCGAATTACGAAAAAAAACAAGCTCAAAGGATACAATACAGATTGGTATGGCTTTTATCACTCCCTTAAGCCGTTGGTAAAAAAACACCATACCCAGGCTTTAATTTTAGGTACAGGAGGGGCAAGTAAAGCGATTGAATATGCCTTAAGTAAATTGGGGCTATCGTATAAATTTGTCAGTCGAACCAAACAAGATAATGAATTTACCTATGAGGAATTGACTTCTGAAATAATAAAGCAATACACCCTGATCATCAACACAACTCCCCTAGGCACATATCCAAACGTAGCTGAAAAACCAGCTATCCCCTACCATGACTTAACTGCTGAACATTTGGTGTATGACTTAATTTACAATCCAGAGAAAACGACTTTTCTACATTTAGCTGAACAACAAGGTGCAACCATCAAAAATGGACATGAAATGTTAGTTCTACAAGCCGAAAAGGCATACAAAATATGGTCTAAGCGATTTCAGCAAGACTAA
- a CDS encoding tetratricopeptide repeat protein: MDFNKNEEEENNLSLARFESMLKTNKILFFDSEEFENIILHYLDSGKINLAKKALKLALDQHPTSIGLKLVEVEILIFQNKLEAADRLLDEIEHVEPHNDEVYIHRASICSKKGNHIEAIKALEKALTITEDLADIYSLLGMEFLFIDEIEKAKQSFIQCLENDDEDQSTLYNIIYCFDFLNENEEAITYLNSFIDKNPYSEIAWHQLGRQYYAQKNYEKAVWAFNYATLIDEQFLGAYLEKGKSLEKLNQYQEAIDNYMITLELDAPSSYVLLRIGICYEALNNFPLAIQYYKKTVHEDPMLDKGWIALTDIYIKESQFDKALVTLQKAINIDELNERYWIRYAVLNRNLLQFKEAEVGYRKATELGEYILDYWMDWADILYLLEEYDSAIDKLLQIEETHPHAVEIYYRLAVYHLASHQSEEALVWLEKGFAADFDKVSIIASLFPAQWENPILQQAIKNHPS; this comes from the coding sequence ATGGATTTCAATAAAAACGAAGAAGAAGAAAACAACTTATCACTAGCTCGTTTTGAGTCAATGCTCAAGACAAATAAGATCTTGTTTTTTGATTCGGAAGAGTTTGAGAATATCATACTTCATTACCTGGATTCAGGTAAGATTAACTTGGCCAAAAAAGCACTAAAATTAGCTTTGGACCAACACCCTACCTCTATTGGCTTAAAGCTTGTGGAAGTAGAAATATTAATTTTTCAAAATAAATTAGAAGCAGCCGATCGACTGCTTGACGAAATAGAACATGTAGAACCTCACAACGACGAAGTTTACATTCACCGAGCGAGTATTTGCTCCAAGAAAGGCAACCACATAGAGGCCATCAAAGCCCTAGAAAAAGCGTTGACCATCACAGAAGATTTAGCAGATATCTATTCGCTTTTAGGTATGGAATTTTTGTTTATTGACGAAATCGAAAAGGCTAAACAAAGCTTTATTCAGTGTTTAGAAAACGACGACGAAGATCAATCTACTCTTTACAACATCATCTATTGCTTTGATTTCTTAAATGAAAATGAAGAGGCTATTACCTATTTGAATTCCTTTATTGATAAGAATCCCTATAGTGAGATTGCATGGCATCAATTGGGAAGACAATATTACGCACAAAAGAATTACGAAAAAGCCGTTTGGGCCTTTAACTATGCCACGTTAATTGACGAGCAATTCTTAGGTGCATATCTAGAAAAAGGAAAATCATTAGAAAAGCTAAACCAATACCAGGAAGCAATTGATAATTACATGATTACGCTTGAGTTAGACGCTCCTTCTTCTTATGTATTGTTGCGTATTGGCATTTGCTATGAAGCGTTAAACAACTTCCCATTAGCTATTCAGTACTACAAAAAAACGGTACACGAAGACCCTATGTTGGACAAAGGATGGATTGCCTTAACGGATATATACATCAAAGAAAGTCAATTTGACAAAGCCTTGGTTACGCTTCAAAAAGCCATTAATATTGATGAGCTAAACGAAAGATACTGGATTAGATATGCCGTGTTAAACCGCAATTTACTGCAGTTTAAAGAAGCTGAAGTTGGTTATCGAAAAGCCACGGAACTAGGAGAATACATCCTGGATTACTGGATGGATTGGGCTGATATACTCTATCTATTAGAAGAATATGACAGCGCCATAGATAAATTGTTGCAAATCGAAGAAACACATCCTCATGCCGTGGAGATTTACTATCGTTTAGCCGTGTATCACTTGGCTTCTCATCAAAGCGAAGAAGCGCTAGTTTGGTTGGAAAAAGGATTTGCTGCGGATTTTGACAAAGTGTCTATCATTGCGTCCTTATTCCCCGCACAATGGGAGAATCCCATCTTACAACAAGCCATAAAGAATCACCCCTCATAA
- a CDS encoding aspartate aminotransferase family protein — protein sequence MKEDFFKYQAQTSPNPLAMEISHAKGSYIYDKNGKAYLDFVAGVSACTLGHQHPKVNNAIKDQLDKYSHVMVYGEYIQDPAVEFCKILAENIPAPLTKTYLVNSGTEATEGALKLAKRVTGRSQLISCFNAYHGNTMGSMSVMGFEDRKRAFRPLLPDVDFIHFNSVEDLDKITTRTAGIILETIQGGAGFVEPFDGFLTKVRKRCDEVGALMIVDEIQPGFGRTGTLFGFQNYDVVPDVIVMGKGMAGGMPCGAFTASDAHMDLLYDNPKFGHITTFGGHPVIAAASLATLKELVETDLMKQTLEKEKLFRSLLVHPLITEIRGRGLMIAPMTLSSEITNRVILKCQEKGLILFWLLFEGKAIRITPPLTVSETEIKEGCAMILEALDEVQKELGL from the coding sequence ATGAAAGAAGATTTTTTTAAATATCAAGCACAAACCTCACCTAATCCTTTAGCGATGGAAATTTCCCACGCCAAAGGATCCTACATATACGACAAAAACGGAAAAGCCTATTTAGATTTCGTAGCAGGGGTTTCTGCATGTACATTGGGGCATCAACACCCAAAAGTCAACAACGCGATTAAAGATCAGTTAGACAAGTATTCACACGTCATGGTTTACGGAGAATACATTCAAGATCCTGCGGTAGAATTTTGTAAGATTTTAGCAGAAAATATTCCTGCACCTTTAACTAAAACTTATTTGGTCAACTCTGGAACAGAGGCTACTGAAGGAGCATTAAAATTAGCCAAACGCGTAACAGGAAGAAGTCAATTAATTTCGTGCTTCAACGCCTATCACGGAAACACGATGGGATCAATGAGCGTTATGGGATTTGAGGATCGCAAAAGAGCCTTCCGCCCGCTCCTACCCGATGTAGATTTCATTCATTTCAACAGCGTAGAAGATTTAGATAAAATCACAACACGCACAGCGGGAATCATTTTAGAAACGATACAAGGAGGAGCTGGATTTGTTGAGCCCTTTGACGGTTTCTTAACGAAAGTGAGAAAGCGATGTGACGAAGTAGGTGCTTTGATGATTGTCGATGAAATTCAACCGGGATTTGGTCGTACAGGAACACTATTTGGCTTCCAGAACTACGATGTTGTTCCCGACGTAATTGTCATGGGGAAAGGGATGGCTGGAGGAATGCCCTGCGGAGCCTTCACTGCTAGTGATGCACACATGGACTTACTCTACGACAATCCCAAATTTGGCCATATCACAACCTTTGGAGGACATCCTGTAATTGCTGCTGCGAGTTTAGCTACGCTAAAAGAACTCGTAGAAACAGACCTGATGAAACAAACATTGGAAAAAGAAAAACTATTTAGAAGCCTACTTGTTCACCCATTGATTACAGAAATTAGAGGAAGAGGATTAATGATTGCTCCCATGACATTGAGCAGTGAGATTACCAACCGCGTAATCTTAAAATGTCAAGAAAAAGGACTAATTTTGTTCTGGCTCCTTTTCGAAGGAAAAGCAATTCGCATCACCCCACCGTTAACCGTTAGCGAAACGGAAATAAAAGAAGGATGTGCGATGATTCTAGAAGCTTTAGATGAGGTTCAAAAAGAGTTAGGCTTATAA
- a CDS encoding OstA-like protein, whose amino-acid sequence MRTVYFFILFTLISIPSFSQDKNKIIIHHADLSDRNQAELPDATLLRGNITAEHNGIILNCNKAYYFEKENYIKLLGDVRMNQGDTLFLDSKYAEYNAINGFAYAEGDVIVRSPDSTLETDTLRFNRNENLIYYNTPGTIVNKGNILKSKSGKYLLTEKKFQFFTAVTITTTQGTIVKSNHLDFYEVPEHAYVFGPSTITNKDDYIYTENGYYDVKRDLGKMVKNSYIWYDQRKIEGDSIYYNKRNEFASATNHVRITDTINKSKITGHYAELYKLKDSMFVTQKALVSMLTEEGDSVYFHAKRIVLTGPEKDRVIRGFHDARIFRDSMSGKADSIHWSEKLGLTQMIRRPVLWNGDSQVTGDIMHLISNLQTNQMDSLKVLNNAFIIEKDTIGTGYNQVKGVNLYGKFVDNKLSELDLIKNAEMIYYAYNEKNEFIGIDKGICSHINVGFSDNEISSVTLFVAPESQLYPDSMLPENARYLKDFLWRGDEKINSLAEIFSDEEIQDEADKKEEREQKQKEAEDPMEIQKETLNPVIEPQSTKEKKASK is encoded by the coding sequence TTGAGAACAGTATACTTCTTTATCCTATTTACGTTAATTAGCATTCCTAGTTTTAGTCAAGATAAGAACAAGATTATCATTCACCATGCGGATCTATCCGATCGCAATCAGGCTGAATTACCCGATGCGACCTTGTTAAGGGGAAATATCACCGCTGAGCACAACGGAATTATACTCAATTGCAACAAAGCCTATTACTTTGAGAAAGAGAATTACATCAAACTTTTGGGTGATGTGAGAATGAATCAAGGGGATACGTTGTTTTTAGACAGTAAATACGCTGAATACAATGCCATTAATGGTTTTGCTTATGCAGAAGGAGATGTCATTGTACGTTCTCCAGATTCAACACTTGAAACAGATACACTTCGTTTTAACCGCAACGAAAATTTGATTTACTACAATACCCCTGGAACTATTGTAAACAAAGGGAATATATTGAAGAGTAAATCGGGAAAATACTTGTTAACGGAGAAGAAATTTCAGTTTTTCACGGCAGTTACCATCACAACCACGCAGGGAACAATTGTTAAGTCCAATCACTTGGACTTTTACGAGGTGCCTGAGCATGCCTATGTATTTGGTCCGTCAACGATTACCAACAAAGACGATTATATCTATACGGAGAATGGCTATTACGACGTCAAGCGCGACTTGGGTAAAATGGTCAAGAATTCTTATATATGGTATGATCAACGGAAGATCGAAGGCGATTCGATTTATTACAACAAGCGCAATGAATTTGCCTCTGCTACAAATCACGTCCGCATTACTGATACGATCAACAAATCAAAAATAACGGGACATTATGCCGAGCTTTACAAATTAAAAGACTCGATGTTTGTTACGCAAAAGGCCTTAGTTAGCATGCTGACAGAAGAAGGAGATTCGGTCTATTTTCACGCCAAGCGCATTGTACTTACTGGTCCTGAAAAAGATCGTGTAATTCGCGGTTTTCACGACGCCCGCATCTTTCGAGATAGCATGAGCGGTAAGGCGGATTCCATTCACTGGAGTGAAAAACTTGGCTTAACGCAAATGATTCGACGTCCTGTTTTATGGAATGGCGATAGTCAAGTAACAGGAGACATCATGCACTTGATCAGTAACTTACAAACGAATCAGATGGATTCACTCAAGGTACTCAACAATGCATTTATCATTGAAAAAGACACCATAGGAACGGGATACAACCAAGTAAAGGGAGTGAATCTCTATGGAAAATTCGTAGACAACAAGCTCAGCGAACTTGATTTAATCAAGAATGCGGAGATGATTTATTATGCCTACAATGAGAAAAATGAATTTATTGGGATAGACAAAGGAATTTGCAGCCATATCAACGTCGGTTTTAGCGACAATGAGATTAGCAGTGTAACGCTATTTGTTGCACCAGAGAGTCAGCTTTACCCTGATAGTATGCTACCAGAGAATGCGCGATACCTCAAAGATTTCCTTTGGCGGGGGGATGAAAAGATTAATTCCCTAGCGGAAATCTTCAGCGATGAGGAAATTCAGGATGAAGCAGACAAAAAAGAAGAACGAGAACAGAAACAAAAAGAGGCAGAAGACCCAATGGAGATTCAAAAGGAAACTTTAAATCCAGTGATTGAGCCTCAATCAACAAAAGAGAAAAAAGCCTCTAAATAA
- a CDS encoding chloride channel protein yields the protein MKIWNKKRIVFYGKQTFRYAEGILFFLKSILSDRQFLYLSCVLVGASSAIAVTILKSFAHAVFKFATYIDNISHLPYTNSILPIIGILLTVFVVRKFLNGSIEKGTYQIMIAVAKRSGVMPKKQMYAQIVTSSLTVGMGGSLGLESPIAITGAAFGSNFAQNYKLSYKDRILLLGCGVAAGISAAFNAPIAGVLFAIEIVLADIAVSAFIPIMIASATGTIVTDLIIKEDILLSFKKQLVFDTFNTGYYIILGILAGLFCVYHARMFRKTEAYISKFTNHAYKKALIGATMLAVLIFLFPTLFGEGYESIKILAGDNPETILHNTLLKNFSTNEWVLLLFVAGAALVKTFAAGLTMGSGGNGGNFAPSLFVGSYLGFTVAKFLSLLGVKEIPIHNFTVVGMAGVISGLFHAPLTGIFLIAEITGGYGLMVPLLIVSSISFAIAKHMEKYSMDIKSIAETGMVFTSDKDANILSTINAHDFIRNDIHLLKSTQTTQDAVTIFTQTQQEFIPVVDENQTLVGVINLNHVRPIVFSTFQTKFTPITDLIEQPITVSYDDSTKHIINRFDLKKSDFLLVQKDKAYFGYILKADMLEAYRNNLKSLSIN from the coding sequence ATGAAAATTTGGAATAAAAAACGTATTGTCTTCTACGGCAAGCAAACCTTTCGGTATGCAGAAGGGATTTTATTTTTTTTAAAATCGATTCTTTCGGATCGCCAATTTTTATATTTATCCTGTGTCTTAGTAGGTGCTTCTAGTGCGATAGCCGTGACTATTCTAAAATCATTTGCTCACGCTGTATTCAAGTTTGCTACCTATATTGACAATATCTCTCATTTGCCTTACACCAATAGTATTTTGCCCATTATTGGTATTTTGCTCACGGTATTTGTTGTGCGAAAATTCTTAAATGGCAGTATTGAGAAAGGAACCTATCAGATTATGATTGCTGTAGCAAAGCGTTCGGGAGTCATGCCTAAAAAGCAAATGTACGCCCAGATTGTCACGAGCTCCCTAACCGTAGGCATGGGAGGATCATTGGGATTAGAGTCGCCAATCGCCATTACAGGAGCTGCTTTCGGATCAAACTTTGCACAAAATTACAAACTGAGTTATAAAGATCGAATTCTACTGCTAGGATGTGGAGTGGCTGCTGGTATTTCTGCGGCTTTTAATGCTCCTATTGCTGGTGTACTTTTTGCCATTGAAATTGTGCTGGCTGATATTGCGGTTTCGGCATTTATTCCCATTATGATTGCCTCAGCAACGGGAACTATTGTTACAGATCTAATTATCAAAGAAGATATCTTACTTTCCTTTAAGAAACAGTTAGTATTTGATACGTTTAATACGGGTTACTACATTATTTTGGGTATTCTTGCAGGATTATTCTGCGTTTACCATGCGCGTATGTTTCGAAAAACGGAAGCTTATATTTCCAAATTTACCAATCACGCCTACAAAAAAGCCCTTATTGGCGCAACGATGTTAGCGGTTTTAATTTTCCTCTTTCCTACGCTCTTTGGAGAGGGATATGAAAGCATCAAAATACTTGCAGGAGATAATCCGGAAACGATTCTCCATAATACCTTACTCAAAAATTTCTCTACCAATGAATGGGTTCTTCTTCTCTTTGTAGCTGGTGCGGCCTTAGTTAAAACCTTTGCTGCTGGATTAACTATGGGAAGTGGAGGAAACGGAGGAAACTTTGCCCCGTCTCTATTTGTTGGCTCTTACCTCGGGTTTACAGTCGCTAAATTCTTGTCCCTCTTAGGAGTAAAAGAGATACCGATTCACAATTTTACTGTCGTTGGTATGGCAGGAGTCATCAGTGGTTTGTTTCACGCACCTTTAACTGGTATCTTCTTGATTGCAGAAATTACAGGAGGATATGGTTTAATGGTTCCGCTTTTAATTGTGTCATCCATCAGTTTTGCTATTGCCAAACACATGGAAAAATACTCGATGGATATTAAATCGATCGCCGAAACAGGTATGGTTTTCACTTCCGATAAAGATGCTAACATCCTTTCGACCATCAATGCACACGATTTTATTCGCAATGATATTCACCTATTAAAATCGACACAAACAACACAAGATGCCGTAACCATTTTTACTCAAACGCAACAGGAGTTTATTCCAGTTGTAGACGAAAATCAAACGCTCGTTGGCGTGATTAACCTCAATCATGTGCGTCCTATTGTCTTTAGTACCTTCCAAACTAAATTCACCCCAATTACTGATTTAATTGAACAACCCATCACCGTTTCTTATGACGATAGCACCAAACACATTATCAATCGCTTTGACCTGAAAAAATCCGACTTCTTACTGGTACAAAAAGACAAAGCCTATTTTGGGTATATCTTAAAGGCCGATATGTTAGAAGCTTATCGCAATAACTTAAAGTCGCTTTCGATCAATTAG
- a CDS encoding acyl carrier protein phosphodiesterase: MNFLAHVYLSGQDEQKAIGNFIADSVRGKQYLEFSKGIQHGILLHREIDTYTDAHPIWRKDKKLLVPVYNHYAAVIIDLYYDHFLAKNWAAYHEIPLATYAANFYDTLQVNFDMLPTKIQNFLSIMIRENWFTCYETIEGLGYILQQMDRRTKGISKMTQATRELAEHYEVLERDFTHFFKELEEYVAFVQKTPRFTSI; this comes from the coding sequence ATGAATTTTTTAGCACATGTGTATTTATCGGGTCAAGACGAGCAGAAAGCTATTGGAAATTTTATAGCAGACAGCGTTCGCGGTAAGCAGTATCTCGAATTTTCCAAAGGTATTCAACACGGCATTCTCTTGCATCGAGAAATTGACACCTATACAGATGCTCACCCTATTTGGCGCAAAGATAAAAAGTTATTGGTTCCTGTGTACAACCACTATGCTGCTGTAATTATTGATCTGTATTACGATCATTTTCTCGCCAAGAACTGGGCTGCCTATCACGAGATTCCCTTAGCTACCTATGCTGCAAATTTTTACGATACCCTACAAGTCAATTTTGATATGCTCCCTACTAAAATTCAGAACTTCTTATCCATTATGATTCGAGAAAACTGGTTTACTTGTTATGAAACAATAGAAGGATTGGGTTATATTCTCCAACAAATGGATCGCAGAACAAAAGGCATTTCCAAAATGACTCAAGCTACACGGGAGTTGGCAGAACATTACGAAGTACTAGAACGCGATTTTACTCATTTTTTCAAAGAATTAGAAGAATACGTTGCATTCGTTCAAAAAACGCCGCGTTTCACGAGTATTTAA
- the glmM gene encoding phosphoglucosamine mutase, protein MTLIKSISGIRGTIGGKVGFNLTPIDAVKFASAYGTFLKNNSSKEQLKVVIGRDARLSGPMIHNLVMQTLVGLGIDVIDLGLSTTPTVEVAVPMEGADGGIILTASHNPKQWNALKLLNDKGEFLSGAEGEIILDIADQDAYVFAEVDRLGNITERKDYMDIHIEEILKLKLVDVEAIKKRKFKVVVDGVNSSGGIIIPALLRKLGVDVVELYCDPTGHFPHNPEPLKEHLQDICELVKKEQADFGIVVDPDVDRLAFISNDGEMFGEEYTLVAVADYVLSKTPGNTVSNLSSSRALRDVTINRGGNYQAAAVGEVNVVELMKATNAIIGGEGNGGIIYPEIHYGRDALVGVALFLTHLANQTLTVAELRATYPQYFMSKNKIELTPKLNVDMILELIAENYKNQEVSTIDGVKIDFPTSWVHLRKSNTEPIIRIYTEAPSQVEADDLAARMMEELRVIAGI, encoded by the coding sequence ATGACACTGATAAAATCAATTTCAGGAATACGAGGAACAATAGGAGGAAAGGTAGGCTTTAATTTAACGCCTATTGACGCAGTTAAATTTGCTTCTGCTTACGGAACATTTTTAAAAAACAACAGCAGTAAAGAACAATTAAAAGTTGTTATTGGTCGTGATGCTCGTTTATCTGGGCCGATGATTCACAATTTAGTGATGCAAACCTTAGTGGGATTGGGAATTGACGTGATTGATTTAGGCTTGTCTACAACGCCAACAGTTGAAGTGGCTGTGCCTATGGAAGGTGCGGATGGTGGAATTATTCTAACAGCTTCTCACAATCCGAAACAGTGGAATGCTTTAAAGTTATTAAATGATAAAGGAGAGTTCTTAAGTGGGGCTGAAGGTGAAATCATTTTGGACATTGCCGACCAAGATGCTTATGTTTTTGCAGAAGTAGATCGTTTAGGTAACATTACAGAAAGAAAGGATTACATGGATATTCACATCGAAGAAATTTTGAAATTGAAATTAGTCGATGTGGAGGCAATTAAAAAGCGCAAATTCAAAGTTGTCGTGGATGGCGTTAATTCTTCTGGGGGGATTATTATTCCTGCTTTATTGAGAAAATTAGGTGTGGATGTGGTAGAGTTATACTGTGATCCTACGGGACATTTTCCACACAACCCAGAGCCATTAAAAGAACATTTACAAGATATCTGTGAATTAGTGAAAAAAGAACAGGCTGATTTTGGTATTGTGGTTGATCCGGATGTAGATCGTTTGGCATTTATCTCGAATGATGGGGAAATGTTTGGCGAAGAATATACCTTGGTCGCTGTGGCAGATTACGTTTTGAGTAAAACACCTGGAAATACCGTTTCGAATTTATCTTCTTCACGTGCCTTAAGAGACGTGACAATCAATAGAGGAGGAAACTATCAAGCGGCAGCGGTAGGAGAGGTAAATGTTGTGGAGTTAATGAAAGCGACAAATGCTATCATTGGCGGTGAAGGAAATGGGGGGATTATCTATCCTGAGATTCACTACGGACGCGATGCCTTGGTTGGGGTAGCTTTATTCTTGACGCATTTGGCTAATCAAACACTAACGGTGGCTGAATTAAGAGCAACGTATCCTCAGTACTTTATGAGTAAAAATAAAATCGAATTGACACCGAAGTTGAATGTCGATATGATTTTAGAATTAATCGCTGAAAATTATAAAAATCAAGAAGTTAGCACAATCGATGGAGTGAAAATTGACTTTCCAACGAGTTGGGTGCACTTGAGAAAATCAAATACAGAACCGATTATCCGTATTTATACAGAAGCACCATCCCAAGTGGAAGCAGATGATTTAGCAGCTCGTATGATGGAAGAATTACGCGTAATTGCGGGAATTTAA